DNA from Agathobaculum sp. NTUH-O15-33:
CCCTTTTGCTTCGCTGTCGTACAATGATAAAAGGTTATAAATAGAATAGAATACCTGTATTCAGGAAAGTGGTGGTTTCGTCAATGAACATTTCCTTTTTCCTCAAGCCCAAGGGCGAGGTCTCGTACTTATTTGAGGACTGCACCGTGCGGCAGGCCATGACGGATATGCTGGAAAGCGGTTTTACCGCAATCCCCGTGATTGATCACAAGGGGCTATACGTGGGCACGATCAACGAAGGGGATTTCCTTCGCGCGGTGCTGCACTTTACCCCGGAGGAGCTCGACCAGATCACCGTCGGGCAGATCGAACGGCGCGTATGCCACCGCACCGTCAGCATCGACGCGCGCATGGAGGATTTGGTCGATCTGGTGACCGAGCAGAACTTTGTGCCCGTCGCGGATGGGCGCGGTATGTTCAGCGGTATCGTCACCCGGCACGATGTGCTGCAATATCTGCGCGGGCAGAAAAAGTAAACATCCAAATACTTAGGGGGATAAAACAATGGGCAGATCAGGCGGCGGAGGCGGCCATTCCGGCGGCGGCTTCTCGGGCGGCGGCCGCTCCGGGGGCTTTTCCGGCGGGGGCCGTTCCGGCGGTTTTTCCGGCGGCGGACGGTCCGGCGGCGGCTTTGGCGGGGGCTTTTCCGGCGGCGGGCGCTCGGGCGGCGGCAGGCCCACGGGCGGCCGTTCCACCGGCGGATACGGCGGCTTTGGCGGCATCCGTACAGGACCGATCTTTGTCAACAACTCCCGCCGCTATGAAGGCGGCGGTGGCGGCGGAGGGAACCAGAACAATAATGGCGGCGGTGGCGGCTGTGGGCCCGGCTGCGGCACGGCAGTCGGTATTTTTATCGCGGTCGTTGTGCTGTTTATGGTCATTGGATTTTTTATGCGCGGCACGGCTGGCGGCGGCAGCGATATCGCCAAAAGTACAGTCGCCCGCGAACCGCTTCCCGCGGGCGCGGTGCAGGAGACCGGCTATTATACCGATGAAGCCGGGTGGATCAGAAACGGGCGCGAGCTGGAAAGCGGCATGAAGGCCTTTTATGAGAAGACCGGCATACAGCCTTATTTGTACATTCTGCCGGCGGATCCCGGCGCAACGGTCGCCAGTCTGACGGAGCGCTCTGAAAAACTATACGACGAGCTGTTCACCGATACGGCGCATTTCCTGC
Protein-coding regions in this window:
- a CDS encoding CBS domain-containing protein, producing the protein MNISFFLKPKGEVSYLFEDCTVRQAMTDMLESGFTAIPVIDHKGLYVGTINEGDFLRAVLHFTPEELDQITVGQIERRVCHRTVSIDARMEDLVDLVTEQNFVPVADGRGMFSGIVTRHDVLQYLRGQKK